From the Leptospira kirschneri serovar Cynopteri str. 3522 CT genome, one window contains:
- the folP gene encoding dihydropteroate synthase, whose product MESRQDSNSSSYSTKIFGVLNITEDSFSDGGKYLTFKSSSEKANSLLDQGADVIDIGAQSSNIQASLIGSEIEWVRMKNLIPDLVAKGVRVSVDSFQPQVIANSLSAGVEFINHIRGFVDEESIREISQYAGSDRKFILMYSHNHSNRAETKSHLTTNCVVSEIVRFFRERKKVLLNAGIAQEQLIFDPGMGFFLSPDFQVSFEVLRKIKTLQEEFSPMMVSVTKKSFLGNALGGLKVEEREIPTVIAELYLCIQNVEYIRTHEPKNLKQALKIWSLMNI is encoded by the coding sequence ATGGAAAGTAGACAAGATTCGAATTCTTCAAGTTATTCTACAAAGATCTTTGGAGTATTGAATATTACCGAAGATTCATTTTCTGATGGGGGAAAGTATCTTACTTTTAAATCTTCTTCTGAAAAAGCGAATTCTCTTTTAGATCAAGGCGCAGATGTGATTGATATAGGAGCTCAGTCTTCTAATATTCAAGCAAGTTTGATTGGTTCCGAAATAGAATGGGTAAGAATGAAAAATCTGATTCCGGATTTAGTTGCAAAAGGAGTTCGTGTTTCCGTGGATTCTTTTCAGCCTCAAGTAATTGCTAATTCTTTATCTGCAGGTGTGGAATTTATCAATCATATCCGAGGTTTTGTGGATGAAGAATCTATTCGAGAAATTTCGCAATATGCTGGAAGCGATAGAAAGTTCATTTTGATGTATTCTCATAATCATTCTAATCGTGCTGAAACAAAATCACATTTAACAACAAATTGTGTAGTTTCAGAAATTGTACGATTTTTCCGAGAAAGAAAAAAAGTTTTGTTAAACGCAGGAATTGCACAAGAACAATTGATCTTTGATCCTGGAATGGGTTTTTTTCTTAGTCCCGATTTTCAGGTTAGTTTTGAAGTATTAAGAAAAATTAAAACTCTTCAGGAAGAATTTTCTCCGATGATGGTCTCAGTTACAAAAAAATCATTTTTAGGAAATGCACTCGGAGGTTTGAAAGTGGAAGAAAGGGAAATTCCTACCGTAATTGCCGAACTGTATTTATGTATTCAAAATGTAGAATATATTCGAACTCACGAACCTAAAAATTTAAAACAAGCTTTAAAAATTTGGAGTTTAATGAATATATAA
- a CDS encoding OmpA family protein, whose product MRPFSKLIFILTFCILLPVFSQPLPDLPEQQFGQPLNTQNDEYNPIISPDGRYIVFQSNRPGGEGGMDIWISENIRFLDKEIPAEWTKPVNMNQNIWEELKRPPVAGVRKPNLFNSNAFEGGVSILFDSNNAPSEIYFTSTINLAVGRSGFEGLNIYRTIKDKKTGRWTDPEHLSEINSNFNDKMPAISPDGNFLIFSSDRPGGYGDFDLWISVRNPKNGSWSQPKNLGSPLNSSESEILPFIHQDGEQLYFSSNREDERKKFKVFRIFLRYKSALDNMLEDEEETEETTKTKSAEILIPKIDQSSLLLLPKPFNTDKWESFDNEGISFDKDGIWAYVSSNRSGGEGQFDIFRFQVPESIRNSYTLNFKGLVLDGSEKTMIGLDSTLKIYDGTKPANVITSKRIGGDLTKGKPSNFATTLQTGKVYKIEISSPGFHPQEDILDLRGNIGKNRKVYRTYILLPIQIGEGKTEETKVEQPIENQKQNSAALKVIVADVSTKQIIPDAKVTLFTPINRKGESLIQDADKKSFLINQLPNNDFELFATAPKYISESINIIQKNISKNGTVTIYLKAESDVDPVYNLRVYFEFNKTKITDENKKLLDPLVGYLLKNASDKIEIGGHTDNVASKEYNTRLSTKRARNVYEYLLSKGIPEKRMRIRAYWYSQPDADNETETGRAKNRRVGFRKL is encoded by the coding sequence ATGCGTCCTTTTTCTAAATTGATTTTTATTCTGACTTTTTGTATTCTTTTACCCGTTTTCTCTCAGCCTCTTCCCGATCTTCCGGAACAACAATTCGGTCAACCTCTCAACACACAAAACGACGAATACAATCCCATCATAAGCCCGGATGGAAGATACATCGTATTTCAATCCAACCGTCCCGGCGGAGAAGGAGGAATGGACATTTGGATTTCCGAGAACATTCGTTTTTTAGATAAGGAAATTCCTGCGGAATGGACCAAACCAGTAAACATGAATCAAAACATTTGGGAAGAACTGAAACGTCCCCCGGTCGCAGGAGTTCGTAAACCAAATCTATTCAATTCTAACGCATTTGAAGGCGGGGTTTCAATTCTTTTTGATTCCAACAACGCACCTTCAGAAATTTATTTCACTTCCACAATCAATCTTGCCGTCGGACGTTCCGGTTTTGAAGGTTTAAATATTTATAGAACGATTAAAGATAAAAAAACGGGAAGATGGACCGACCCGGAACATCTCAGTGAAATTAATTCCAACTTCAACGATAAGATGCCCGCAATTTCTCCCGATGGAAATTTTTTGATCTTCTCTTCGGATCGTCCGGGAGGTTACGGTGATTTCGATCTTTGGATCTCGGTTCGTAATCCAAAAAATGGAAGTTGGTCTCAACCTAAAAACTTAGGTTCCCCTCTCAACTCTTCCGAAAGTGAAATTCTTCCTTTTATTCATCAAGACGGGGAACAACTTTATTTCAGCTCCAATCGAGAAGACGAAAGAAAGAAATTTAAAGTTTTTAGAATATTCTTAAGATATAAATCTGCTCTAGACAACATGCTGGAAGACGAAGAAGAAACAGAAGAAACTACAAAAACCAAGTCGGCTGAAATTTTAATTCCTAAAATTGATCAATCCTCTTTGCTGCTGCTTCCTAAACCGTTTAACACTGATAAGTGGGAAAGTTTCGATAACGAAGGAATCAGTTTCGACAAAGACGGTATCTGGGCTTACGTTTCTTCTAATCGTTCTGGCGGAGAAGGTCAATTTGACATTTTTCGTTTTCAAGTTCCGGAATCTATTCGCAATTCCTATACTTTGAACTTCAAAGGTTTAGTTTTAGACGGTTCCGAAAAGACGATGATTGGTTTGGATTCTACTTTAAAAATTTATGATGGAACTAAACCGGCTAACGTAATTACTTCGAAAAGAATTGGAGGAGATCTTACCAAAGGAAAACCTTCTAATTTTGCAACAACTCTTCAAACCGGAAAGGTTTATAAAATAGAAATTAGTTCTCCCGGCTTTCATCCCCAAGAAGATATTTTAGATCTAAGAGGAAACATAGGTAAAAATCGAAAAGTCTATAGAACCTACATTCTTTTACCGATTCAAATCGGAGAAGGTAAAACGGAAGAAACAAAAGTAGAACAACCTATAGAAAATCAAAAACAAAATTCTGCCGCATTGAAAGTCATCGTAGCAGATGTGTCTACAAAACAAATCATTCCAGATGCTAAGGTTACTCTTTTTACACCTATAAATCGCAAAGGAGAATCCCTCATTCAAGACGCGGATAAAAAATCTTTTCTTATCAACCAATTACCAAATAACGATTTTGAATTATTTGCAACAGCTCCGAAATATATTTCCGAAAGTATTAACATTATTCAAAAAAATATTTCCAAAAATGGAACTGTAACAATTTATCTAAAAGCGGAAAGCGACGTAGATCCGGTTTATAATCTACGAGTTTATTTTGAATTTAATAAAACAAAAATCACAGACGAGAATAAAAAGTTGTTGGATCCTCTTGTAGGCTATCTTTTGAAAAATGCGTCCGATAAAATTGAAATTGGAGGACACACCGACAACGTAGCCTCTAAGGAATACAACACAAGATTGAGTACCAAAAGAGCTCGTAACGTTTACGAGTATCTTCTTTCAAAAGGAATTCCAGAAAAAAGAATGAGAATCAGGGCTTATTGGTATTCACAACCGGATGCAGACAATGAAACAGAAACCGGAAGAGCAAAAAATAGAAGAGTTGGTTTTAGAAAACTCTGA
- a CDS encoding DUF1577 domain-containing protein — protein sequence MSVQFQTHMQAQRSWETIQDVNKIKYILKEYIHFQGLLVKESPFHQELKPMEIREDGTFIFPTDSTLTNINDELVLYRTLSKHIEISFDVIEKTDTQIICKPLFARIAKAKRMSPRIEGLMGKVIAHKFLIPRKELDIAKVLGTSGQIILNDLNRKVKQIYPSSKLVFNSSKELSPEEELVKKYKKPIYIRDTSTLDSNPEGEFANLDLLPIKETLQEELILEERLRFFKSSKTRSLLIYPILFKSGGETQIFAMGVIESSEGPISDKVVPLYKEMEEIFNSRMGDSNTKSLDKRQNILNISEGGILLEVTDPELIQSFLHKPVFTADITFKMQAPLRFAFHIRHISQVGEIYHVGAEIVGSNDAKANMTLLKKNMNFIKTQ from the coding sequence ATGAGCGTACAATTTCAAACTCACATGCAAGCTCAGAGATCTTGGGAAACAATCCAAGACGTGAATAAGATAAAATATATTCTCAAAGAATATATTCATTTTCAAGGTTTACTCGTTAAAGAATCCCCTTTTCATCAGGAATTAAAACCGATGGAAATCAGAGAAGACGGTACTTTTATTTTTCCAACTGATTCTACTCTAACAAACATCAATGACGAGCTTGTACTTTATAGAACTCTTTCTAAACACATAGAAATCAGCTTTGACGTGATCGAAAAAACAGACACTCAGATTATATGTAAACCTCTTTTTGCGAGAATTGCAAAAGCAAAAAGAATGTCCCCTCGTATAGAAGGTCTAATGGGGAAAGTGATAGCTCATAAATTTTTAATTCCTAGAAAAGAATTAGATATTGCTAAAGTTTTAGGAACTTCCGGACAAATTATACTCAACGATTTAAACCGAAAAGTAAAACAGATTTATCCTTCTTCTAAACTAGTATTCAATTCTTCTAAAGAACTTTCACCGGAAGAAGAATTAGTAAAAAAATATAAAAAACCGATTTATATCCGTGACACGTCTACTTTGGATTCAAATCCGGAAGGCGAATTTGCAAACTTAGATTTACTTCCAATCAAAGAAACTCTCCAAGAAGAATTGATTTTAGAAGAAAGACTTCGTTTTTTCAAAAGTAGTAAAACCCGTTCTCTTCTTATCTATCCTATCCTTTTTAAAAGTGGAGGTGAAACACAAATATTCGCCATGGGAGTGATCGAATCCAGCGAAGGTCCGATTTCGGACAAAGTCGTTCCTCTTTACAAAGAAATGGAAGAAATTTTTAATTCAAGAATGGGGGACTCAAACACAAAGTCCTTGGATAAGAGACAAAACATTCTGAATATATCAGAAGGTGGAATCCTTCTCGAAGTAACCGATCCTGAATTGATTCAATCTTTTTTACACAAACCAGTTTTTACCGCGGATATTACTTTTAAGATGCAAGCCCCTCTTCGATTTGCATTTCACATCCGACATATTTCCCAAGTCGGAGAAATCTATCACGTAGGCGCAGAAATAGTTGGCTCCAACGATGCTAAGGCAAATATGACTCTATTGAAGAAAAATATGAACTTCATTAAGACTCAGTAA
- the hisS gene encoding histidine--tRNA ligase, with translation MENQKNFLTTAPYKGTRDFYPEEMRLRNWMFSVMRETVLSFGYEEYDGPILESFDLYKAKSGEEIVERQLYDFIDKGERRVAIRPEMTPTLARMVAGNLRNLPKPVRWFSIPNLWRYEQPGKGRLREHWQLNVDLFGVDSYRAELEILLIADSILKKFGAPVGSYQIKVSHRKLLDSFLKNSLKLNGDQVHGVSKLLDKKSKISPEVFETEIKPFLNNFKEQFSLIKTYLDSNLETVSKIPGIDTDSVSFIRKLFQELGELGIDKQLLFDPSIIRGFDYYTGCIFEVFDTNPENRRSLYGGGRYDNLIGLFSKEQLSGIGFGLGDVTLKNFLEGHHLIPNLSREKTLFLPIMDESLFVDTFKLSKELRENGILTETMLDSAKIGKQIQIAEKKGYRYVLFLGESEIRTETIQIKDLISGEQKSLPRKGLSDILKKDFQL, from the coding sequence TTGGAAAATCAGAAAAACTTTTTAACCACAGCTCCTTACAAGGGGACCAGAGATTTTTATCCGGAGGAAATGAGACTTCGGAACTGGATGTTTTCCGTTATGCGGGAAACCGTTCTTTCTTTCGGCTACGAGGAATACGATGGTCCTATTTTAGAATCCTTCGATCTCTATAAAGCCAAAAGCGGAGAAGAAATCGTTGAACGGCAGTTATACGATTTTATAGATAAAGGAGAAAGAAGAGTTGCAATCCGTCCGGAGATGACTCCTACGCTTGCAAGGATGGTAGCAGGAAATTTACGCAACCTTCCTAAACCTGTACGTTGGTTTTCTATTCCTAACTTATGGCGTTACGAACAACCCGGCAAAGGTAGACTTAGAGAGCACTGGCAGTTGAATGTGGATCTTTTCGGAGTGGATTCTTATCGTGCCGAGCTTGAAATTCTTTTGATCGCGGATTCGATTTTAAAAAAATTCGGAGCACCGGTAGGAAGTTATCAAATCAAAGTTTCTCATAGAAAACTTTTAGATAGCTTTTTAAAAAATTCTCTCAAACTCAATGGTGATCAAGTTCACGGGGTTTCTAAACTTTTAGATAAAAAATCTAAAATTTCCCCTGAAGTTTTCGAAACAGAAATTAAACCTTTTTTAAATAACTTTAAAGAACAATTCTCCCTGATTAAAACGTATCTCGATTCTAATTTAGAAACGGTTTCTAAGATTCCAGGAATTGATACAGATTCTGTTTCTTTCATCCGAAAACTATTTCAGGAATTAGGCGAACTTGGAATCGACAAACAATTGTTATTCGATCCTTCCATTATCCGAGGATTCGATTATTACACCGGTTGTATCTTCGAAGTTTTCGATACCAATCCGGAAAATAGAAGATCCTTATACGGCGGAGGGAGGTATGATAATCTCATCGGTTTATTTTCCAAAGAACAATTATCCGGTATCGGTTTTGGATTAGGCGACGTAACACTGAAAAACTTTTTAGAAGGTCATCACCTAATTCCGAATCTAAGTAGAGAAAAAACCCTTTTTCTTCCAATTATGGATGAATCCCTTTTCGTAGATACTTTCAAACTTTCTAAAGAACTCCGTGAAAATGGGATCCTCACCGAAACGATGTTAGATTCCGCAAAAATCGGAAAACAAATTCAAATTGCGGAAAAAAAAGGTTATCGCTACGTATTGTTCCTTGGAGAATCGGAAATCCGCACGGAAACAATCCAAATCAAAGATCTAATTTCCGGGGAACAAAAAAGCCTTCCAAGAAAAGGGCTTTCGGATATTCTTAAAAAAGACTTTCAACTTTGA
- a CDS encoding phosphatase PAP2 family protein has translation MIDIVDQIDFSLSTWIRTNLHNPRLNRILSKINRGEVFLLILLPFLYLKNDLPIVWYWVLLFTGLVTYTNDRFVLFLKKLIARKRPLITVAGKVDSNPDMKHSFPSAHAANSMTAVLILVLLFKFSPALILISFLAGVGRLLSLHHFVSDVIGGWMIGTIFGFFGLFLGSALLRFCCP, from the coding sequence TTGATAGATATTGTAGATCAAATCGATTTTTCACTTTCTACTTGGATTCGGACAAATCTCCACAATCCTAGATTGAATCGTATTCTTTCTAAAATCAATCGTGGAGAAGTATTTCTATTGATACTTCTTCCTTTTCTTTATTTAAAAAATGATCTTCCAATTGTTTGGTATTGGGTGTTACTTTTTACCGGTTTAGTCACTTATACAAACGATCGTTTTGTACTTTTTCTTAAAAAGCTCATCGCAAGAAAAAGACCTCTCATTACGGTCGCTGGAAAAGTTGATTCTAATCCGGACATGAAACATTCGTTTCCTTCCGCTCACGCCGCCAATTCCATGACGGCCGTTTTGATTCTTGTACTGTTGTTTAAATTTTCTCCGGCTCTGATTTTAATCAGTTTTTTAGCCGGAGTAGGAAGGTTACTTTCTCTTCATCACTTTGTGAGCGACGTGATAGGTGGTTGGATGATCGGAACTATTTTCGGTTTTTTTGGTTTATTTCTTGGAAGCGCTCTTCTTAGGTTTTGCTGCCCCTGA